The nucleotide window CGAAGTCACTACTACCTTTTCTGATTTCACATAGATAACGTTAGGCTCTTTGATATGATCGCCTCTTAGTGCTAGCGTTACTAACCGAATAAATTCTGCTAAATTCACCTTTTTAATGATGATTAAAGAAAATTTGCCATCGTTTAATTTTGCATCTGGGGCAATTTTTTCAAATCCGCCGATAGAATTAGTTAGGCCAAGTAAGAAAAACATAATTTCTCCTTCGAAAACACCTTGGTCATATTCTACTTTGACTTTAGTTGCTTTTAAGGATGGTAGCATTTCAATCCCTTTTAAATAGTAGGCAAGTTGGCCGAGCATCGTTTTTAGGCGGCTCGGGACGTCGTAGGTAAGCTCTGTTAGCCGTCCACCGCCGCCGATATTAATAAAATAAGTATCGTTCGCTTTTCCGATATCCATCGCGACACTTTGACCCGCTGCAATAATCTTCGTTGCTTTTATCACTTCTCTTGGAACATGGATTGCTCTTGCAAAATCATTAGTAGTCCCAGTTGGAATAATTCCTACTTTGGGACGATAATCTTGTTCCGCAATTCCATTAATCACTTCATTTATCGTCCCATCTCCACCAGCTGCGACAACTAAATCGTATCTAGCTTTTACAGCTTCTTCTGCTGCATGTTTGGCATCCCCTGGTTCAGCTGTTGTTGCGTGAGCAGATGTGACGTATCCAGCTTCCTCTAATATGAAAAGGACATCTGCAAGATTTTTCTTAATGA belongs to Listeria ivanovii subsp. ivanovii and includes:
- a CDS encoding diacylglycerol kinase, with the translated sequence MQKHARVIYNPTSGREIIKKNLADVLFILEEAGYVTSAHATTAEPGDAKHAAEEAVKARYDLVVAAGGDGTINEVINGIAEQDYRPKVGIIPTGTTNDFARAIHVPREVIKATKIIAAGQSVAMDIGKANDTYFINIGGGGRLTELTYDVPSRLKTMLGQLAYYLKGIEMLPSLKATKVKVEYDQGVFEGEIMFFLLGLTNSIGGFEKIAPDAKLNDGKFSLIIIKKVNLAEFIRLVTLALRGDHIKEPNVIYVKSEKVVVTSEDKMLINLDGELGGETPMTFQNLKQHIEFFASVDDIPATDLFIKENS